In the genome of Lycium ferocissimum isolate CSIRO_LF1 unplaced genomic scaffold, AGI_CSIRO_Lferr_CH_V1 ctg2066, whole genome shotgun sequence, one region contains:
- the LOC132043063 gene encoding uncharacterized protein LOC132043063, whose amino-acid sequence MLVLVMQTEEDDGSPKVSLKRNGSFICVAAPFLYDKLPEEPLKLTILKLDGSSFDIEVARNGSVEDLKRAVVESFSHCKVSWLHVWGHFCLSYCGQKLLTDDDLIGTYGIKDGDELSFVRHVSVGYNPEKKQSEGEDHQFDEPRVSNVFDEEELKGEEEDNDSENDEDSNSEDESNGGVLGSCQYRLFHLFRGLFSYQKLANAERRVEQKSE is encoded by the exons ATGCTAGTATTAGTGATGCAGACCGAAGAAGATGATGGTAGTCCTAAAGTTTCATTAAAAAGGAATGGATCATTTATTTGTGTAGCAGCACCATTCTTGTATGATAAATTACCTGAGGAACCGCTTAAGCTTACCATCCTAAAATTGGATGGCTCTTCTTTCG ATATTGAAGTGGCTAGAAATGGGAGCGTGGAAGATCTCAAACGCGCAGTGGTAGAGTCCTTCAGCCATTGCAAGGTTTCATG GTTACATGTATGGGGACATTTTTGCCTGAGTTATTGCGGACAGAAGCTACTTACAGATGATGATTTGATAGGAACATACGGGATCAAGGATGGCGATGAG CTTAGTTTTGTGAGACATGTATCCGTTGGTTACAATCCGGAAAAGAAGCAGTCAGAAGGGGAGGACCATCAGTTTGATGAACCCAGAGT GTCCAATGTCTTTGATGAAGAAGAGCTGAAAGGTGAAGAAGAGGATAATGATTCAGAGAATGATGAAGACAGCAATTCTGAGGATGAGAGTAATGGGGGTGTTCTTGGCAGTTGCCAATACAGGTTGTTTCATTTATTTAGAGGATTGTTCTCGTACCAGAAACTGGCGAACGCAGAAAGGAGAGTGGAACAGAAGTCAGAGTAA